The following are encoded together in the Kribbella voronezhensis genome:
- a CDS encoding ABC transporter substrate-binding protein — protein MRTTRLAAVTAALALVLAGCGGGGGDQKSAATDKPTGTATLWVRDSAKGFINLLAEQYNKTHEGKVKVTVVPSANFVQKFGTAAASGSGPDIASIDLVYLPYFASKGVLDDLTPVLDSLSWKNGLSPAHKKLAVFEGKTYALPFTAEASVTFYNKDLFKKAGLDPAKPPKNYAEMLADARAIRKLGPDYYGFTMAGQCGGCNIFEFAPHVWASGGKVLSDDGKSAAFDSSEVTDALTFYRQLWTEGLMPPSAKTDNGSVQPASFQSGKVGMVNLGAFFVQTLVADKKIDFGATPIVGKDGGSASFAGGDEIAVTKGAKNKAVAYDFVKWATSEEAQTILAKNAIVPVRTDLIDKIYAPLDPRYKVLGQAMAVGQTPYSVVENAIINDNNGPWSKLINQAVFGTGDVKSAQSAAQTAAQQIIDKG, from the coding sequence ATGAGAACCACGAGACTCGCAGCAGTAACTGCCGCTCTCGCACTCGTCCTCGCGGGCTGCGGTGGCGGTGGCGGAGACCAGAAGTCGGCCGCGACCGACAAACCGACCGGTACTGCGACCCTGTGGGTGCGCGACAGCGCGAAGGGATTCATCAACCTGCTCGCCGAGCAGTACAACAAGACCCATGAGGGCAAGGTGAAGGTCACCGTCGTACCGTCGGCGAACTTCGTCCAGAAGTTCGGTACGGCGGCGGCCTCGGGCTCGGGCCCCGACATCGCCTCGATCGACCTGGTGTACCTGCCGTACTTCGCGTCCAAGGGCGTGCTCGACGATCTCACGCCGGTGCTGGACTCGCTGAGCTGGAAGAACGGACTCAGCCCCGCGCACAAGAAGCTGGCCGTCTTCGAGGGCAAGACCTACGCGCTGCCGTTCACCGCTGAGGCCTCGGTCACCTTCTACAACAAGGATCTGTTCAAGAAGGCGGGTCTCGACCCCGCGAAGCCGCCGAAGAACTATGCCGAGATGCTGGCCGACGCACGGGCGATCCGTAAGCTCGGCCCCGACTACTACGGCTTCACGATGGCCGGGCAGTGCGGTGGCTGCAACATCTTCGAGTTCGCCCCGCACGTGTGGGCCAGCGGCGGCAAGGTGCTGTCCGACGACGGGAAGAGCGCGGCGTTCGACAGTTCGGAGGTGACCGATGCGCTCACCTTCTACCGCCAGCTGTGGACCGAAGGGTTGATGCCGCCGTCGGCGAAGACCGACAACGGCAGCGTGCAACCGGCCTCGTTCCAAAGCGGCAAGGTCGGCATGGTGAACCTCGGCGCCTTCTTCGTGCAGACGCTGGTGGCGGACAAGAAGATCGACTTCGGCGCCACTCCCATCGTCGGCAAGGACGGCGGCTCGGCCTCCTTCGCCGGCGGCGACGAGATCGCTGTCACCAAAGGCGCCAAGAACAAGGCGGTCGCCTACGACTTCGTCAAGTGGGCCACCAGCGAAGAGGCTCAGACGATCCTGGCCAAGAACGCGATCGTCCCGGTCCGGACGGACCTGATCGACAAGATCTACGCGCCGCTCGACCCGCGGTACAAGGTGCTCGGTCAGGCGATGGCGGTCGGGCAGACGCCGTACAGCGTGGTGGAGAACGCGATCATCAACGACAACAACGGCCCGTGGTCGAAGTTGATCAACCAGGCGGTGTTCGGCACCGGCGACGTCAAGAGCGCCCAGTCCGCGGCGCAGACGGCCGCCCAGCAGATCATCGACAAGGGCTGA
- a CDS encoding glycoside hydrolase family 127 protein has product MRLGPASLLGGWQELNATATIPHCVDNVDRTGVIANFRRLTEEAPRQDFRGFWFADSDLYKTLEAIGWEMGRSGTDRWVPMLSELADLLEQVQKADGYLNTYVQGKPDEEPFSHPEFTHEFYCAGHLMQAAVALHRGAGDERFLAIARRVADLIVSSFGDDGRPIIDGHPEVETALIELYRETGEESYLRAAELQVERRGHGSLPAGRFGSQYYQDHLPVREATEAIGHSVRQLYLAAGVTDLYLENGDQTLLRAMEQLWDSAFGTKMYLTGGHGSRHRDEAYGDPYELPPDRAYAETCASIAALQWCWRMLLATGQARYAEEMERALLNAIAASIAHNGTAFFYSNPLQLRTGHDGSSEDAPSERLPWYDCACCPPNLARLYASLHGYAATSDATGLQLHLVAAGTFTAENLTAVVETGYPWDGDVMVTVRGRGELAVRVPAWATGASADVTAAKLLAEPIPGEYLRVSCDDGATVRLRLPMTPRLVRADDRVDAVRGCVAIERGPIVYCVEQADLPEGILVEQLRLEPSATIVEEPGQDGVRLRLPALVSPLDTGLYQPYAPTSSTGTSVTVTAVPYQAWANRGPGAMRVWLPLA; this is encoded by the coding sequence GTGCGACTGGGTCCCGCGTCCCTGCTCGGCGGTTGGCAGGAACTCAACGCCACGGCCACGATCCCGCACTGTGTGGACAACGTCGATCGCACCGGCGTCATCGCGAACTTCCGCCGCCTGACCGAGGAAGCTCCGCGGCAGGACTTCCGGGGGTTCTGGTTCGCCGACTCCGATCTCTACAAGACGCTGGAAGCGATCGGCTGGGAGATGGGCCGCTCGGGCACCGACCGGTGGGTGCCGATGCTGTCCGAGCTGGCTGACCTGCTGGAGCAGGTGCAGAAGGCCGACGGCTACCTCAACACCTACGTGCAGGGGAAGCCGGACGAAGAGCCGTTCAGCCACCCCGAGTTCACCCACGAGTTCTACTGCGCCGGCCACCTCATGCAGGCCGCGGTGGCGCTGCACCGTGGTGCCGGTGACGAGCGCTTCCTCGCGATCGCACGGCGGGTCGCCGACCTGATCGTCAGTTCCTTCGGTGACGACGGCCGGCCGATCATCGACGGGCACCCCGAGGTCGAGACGGCACTGATCGAGCTCTACCGCGAGACGGGGGAGGAGTCCTACCTGCGCGCGGCCGAGCTCCAGGTCGAGCGGCGCGGTCACGGCAGCCTGCCCGCCGGGCGCTTCGGATCGCAGTACTACCAGGACCACCTGCCCGTCCGCGAGGCGACCGAGGCCATCGGGCACTCCGTGCGGCAGCTGTATCTGGCCGCGGGAGTCACCGATCTCTACCTCGAGAACGGCGACCAGACGCTGCTCCGAGCGATGGAGCAGCTGTGGGACAGCGCGTTCGGCACCAAGATGTACCTCACCGGCGGGCACGGCTCTCGCCACCGCGACGAGGCCTACGGAGATCCGTACGAGCTTCCGCCGGACCGCGCGTACGCCGAGACGTGTGCCTCGATCGCTGCCCTGCAATGGTGTTGGCGGATGCTCCTGGCCACCGGTCAGGCCCGGTACGCCGAGGAGATGGAGCGCGCGCTGCTCAATGCCATCGCGGCATCGATCGCGCACAACGGCACCGCGTTCTTCTACTCCAATCCGCTGCAATTGCGGACCGGCCACGACGGCTCCAGCGAGGACGCTCCCAGCGAGCGCCTCCCGTGGTACGACTGCGCTTGCTGCCCGCCGAACCTTGCCCGGCTGTACGCGTCCCTGCACGGCTACGCGGCCACGTCCGACGCCACCGGCCTGCAGCTGCATCTCGTTGCCGCAGGCACCTTTACCGCGGAGAACCTGACGGCTGTCGTGGAGACCGGTTATCCGTGGGACGGGGACGTCATGGTGACCGTCAGGGGTCGCGGCGAACTGGCGGTCCGGGTGCCGGCGTGGGCGACAGGTGCCTCAGCCGACGTGACCGCGGCGAAGCTGCTTGCCGAACCGATCCCAGGTGAGTACCTGCGGGTCTCGTGCGACGACGGCGCCACGGTCCGGCTGAGACTCCCGATGACCCCACGACTGGTGCGCGCCGACGACCGCGTCGACGCGGTGCGCGGCTGCGTGGCGATCGAACGCGGACCGATCGTGTACTGCGTCGAGCAGGCCGATCTGCCCGAAGGAATCCTGGTCGAGCAGCTGCGACTGGAGCCCTCGGCAACCATCGTCGAAGAGCCCGGCCAGGACGGCGTCCGGCTCCGCCTGCCCGCCCTGGTGAGCCCGCTCGACACGGGCCTCTACCAGCCCTACGCCCCGACCTCGTCGACCGGCACCTCGGTCACCGTCACAGCTGTCCCGTACCAGGCCTGGGCCAACCGCGGCCCGGGGGCCATGCGGGTCTGGCTCCCACTCGCCTGA
- a CDS encoding LacI family DNA-binding transcriptional regulator produces the protein MTDETGPRATTARRVGIADVAARAGVSVGTVSKALNGSGRLRDETRARVRAAADELGFTPISVARNLLAGRTFTVGVITTDSYGRFGIPVMRGAEDSLAAGEMIAFLCDGRDDPIREQHHLGKLLERRVDGIIVAGRRTDPRRPIGADLPVPVVYAFAPSSDPADCSVVSDERGAAQLAVEHLVKTGRRRIAHITGPQSHASANERAAGLAEALAAHDLEPVDEPYFGSWTEAWGRFAAAQLLRTHDDVDGVFCGNDVIARGVTDGLREAGISLPTQIGVVGVDNWGLVAEAARPPLTTVDLGLEEIGRRSAELLLDAINGHAQPGVHVVPGHLVVRES, from the coding sequence ATGACCGATGAAACCGGCCCCCGGGCCACCACCGCGCGCCGGGTCGGCATCGCAGACGTCGCAGCCAGGGCCGGGGTCTCCGTGGGCACCGTGTCGAAGGCGCTCAACGGAAGCGGCCGGCTCCGCGACGAGACCCGCGCCCGGGTGCGAGCGGCCGCCGACGAGCTCGGCTTCACCCCGATCAGCGTCGCGCGAAACCTGCTGGCCGGGCGCACCTTCACGGTCGGCGTCATCACCACCGACAGCTACGGCCGGTTCGGCATCCCGGTGATGCGTGGAGCCGAGGACTCACTCGCCGCCGGCGAGATGATCGCGTTCCTGTGCGACGGCCGCGACGATCCCATCCGCGAGCAGCACCACCTCGGCAAGCTGCTCGAACGCCGGGTCGACGGCATCATCGTCGCGGGCCGCCGTACCGATCCCCGCCGGCCGATCGGTGCGGACCTGCCGGTTCCCGTGGTCTACGCCTTCGCGCCGAGCAGTGACCCGGCCGACTGCAGCGTCGTCAGCGACGAACGCGGCGCGGCCCAGCTCGCGGTCGAACACCTCGTCAAGACCGGCCGCCGGCGCATCGCCCACATCACCGGCCCGCAGTCCCACGCCTCGGCCAACGAACGCGCGGCCGGCCTGGCCGAGGCGCTCGCCGCACACGACCTGGAGCCGGTCGACGAGCCGTACTTCGGTAGCTGGACCGAGGCGTGGGGTCGCTTCGCGGCCGCACAACTCCTGCGGACGCACGACGACGTCGACGGTGTGTTCTGCGGGAACGACGTGATCGCCCGCGGCGTCACCGACGGCCTGCGCGAGGCCGGAATTTCCCTACCCACGCAGATCGGCGTCGTCGGCGTCGACAACTGGGGCCTGGTCGCGGAGGCCGCCCGCCCGCCACTGACGACGGTCGATCTCGGCCTGGAGGAGATCGGCCGGCGCTCCGCCGAACTCCTCCTCGACGCCATCAACGGCCACGCCCAACCGGGCGTCCACGTCGTCCCCGGCCACCTGGTCGTCCGCGAGTCCTGA
- a CDS encoding NADP-dependent oxidoreductase: MQAFVVRHYKSPVEPAEVPEPLVGERDVLVQVRAAGLNLLDEKIRAGELKLVLPYQLPQILGNDVAGIVLAVGAKVRGFAPGDEVYARPGKDRIGTFAERIAVAETDLALKPASVSFEEAASLPLVALTAWQALVERGNLQPGQRVLVHGGAGGVGTIAIQLAKHLGATVATTVSTGNADFVRELGADVVIDYRHQDFEQLLDGYDLVLDSVGGKNLEKSLRVLRPGGKAIGIAGPPDPAFARELGTNAVLRFVMTVLSSRIRRQARRLGVTYEFLFMRANGDQLRRITALVDAGALRPVVGRIFDFDQAVQALQSLDQGGIRGKAVLSRS, translated from the coding sequence ATGCAAGCGTTCGTCGTCAGGCACTACAAGAGCCCGGTAGAACCGGCCGAGGTTCCCGAGCCGCTGGTCGGCGAACGGGACGTGCTCGTCCAGGTCCGGGCGGCCGGGCTCAACCTGCTCGACGAGAAGATCCGGGCAGGTGAGCTCAAGCTGGTCCTTCCGTACCAGCTGCCCCAGATTCTCGGCAACGACGTCGCCGGCATCGTGCTCGCCGTTGGTGCGAAGGTGCGCGGCTTCGCGCCCGGCGACGAGGTGTACGCCCGCCCCGGCAAGGACCGGATCGGCACCTTCGCGGAGCGCATCGCGGTCGCCGAGACCGATCTCGCGCTGAAGCCGGCGTCGGTCAGCTTCGAGGAAGCGGCCTCACTCCCACTGGTCGCACTGACCGCCTGGCAGGCACTCGTCGAACGGGGCAACCTGCAGCCGGGACAGCGGGTCCTCGTCCACGGCGGCGCCGGCGGCGTCGGGACGATCGCGATCCAACTCGCCAAGCACCTCGGCGCGACCGTCGCCACCACCGTCAGCACCGGCAACGCCGACTTCGTGCGCGAACTCGGCGCCGATGTCGTCATCGACTACCGCCATCAGGACTTCGAACAACTCCTCGACGGCTACGACCTGGTGCTGGACAGCGTCGGCGGCAAGAACCTGGAGAAGTCACTCCGCGTACTACGCCCTGGCGGCAAGGCCATCGGGATCGCCGGACCGCCCGACCCCGCGTTCGCCCGGGAACTCGGCACGAACGCCGTACTCCGATTCGTCATGACGGTCCTCAGCAGCCGCATCCGCCGGCAGGCCCGGCGGCTCGGGGTGACGTACGAATTCCTCTTCATGCGCGCCAACGGCGACCAGCTTCGCCGGATCACCGCCCTGGTCGACGCGGGCGCCCTCCGCCCCGTCGTCGGCCGAATCTTCGACTTCGACCAGGCCGTGCAGGCACTGCAATCGCTGGACCAGGGCGGCATCCGCGGCAAAGCCGTTCTCAGCAGAAGCTGA
- a CDS encoding alpha/beta fold hydrolase, with amino-acid sequence MKPAQDNVITAYQDAPARTVEAGGVTYAYRELGPKGGIPVVFFVHLAANLDNWDPRIIDPIAASHHVVAFDNRGVGASSGSVPSSIEAMADDAATFIGALGFDKIDIFAFSLGGMIAQALVVKHPGLVRKLVLTGTGPAGGKDIDKIAGTTYYDILRATLTRSDPKEFLFFNRNATGKPAGRAFVKRLEERTLDRDAPVKVKAFQTQLKAIKKWGRSAPADLSQITQPTLIANGDNDRMVPSVLSEDLHRRIKGSELVIYPDSGHGGIFQYHAEFAPVAVDFLAR; translated from the coding sequence ATGAAACCCGCACAGGACAACGTCATCACCGCGTACCAGGACGCACCCGCCCGTACCGTCGAGGCCGGCGGCGTCACCTACGCCTACCGCGAGCTGGGCCCGAAGGGCGGCATCCCCGTCGTCTTCTTCGTCCACCTCGCCGCGAATCTCGACAACTGGGACCCCCGGATCATCGACCCGATCGCGGCGAGCCACCATGTCGTTGCCTTCGACAACCGTGGCGTCGGAGCCTCCAGCGGCAGCGTTCCCAGCAGCATCGAGGCGATGGCCGACGACGCCGCGACCTTCATCGGTGCGCTGGGCTTCGACAAGATCGACATCTTCGCCTTCTCGCTCGGCGGCATGATCGCCCAGGCGCTGGTGGTGAAACACCCCGGACTGGTGCGCAAGCTCGTCCTCACCGGCACCGGCCCGGCCGGCGGCAAGGACATCGACAAGATCGCCGGTACGACGTACTACGACATCCTGCGCGCGACCCTGACCCGCTCGGACCCGAAAGAGTTCCTGTTCTTCAACCGCAACGCCACCGGCAAGCCGGCCGGCCGCGCGTTCGTGAAGCGCCTCGAGGAGCGCACCCTGGACCGCGACGCTCCGGTCAAGGTGAAGGCGTTCCAGACCCAGCTCAAGGCGATCAAGAAGTGGGGGCGCTCGGCCCCGGCCGACCTCTCACAGATCACTCAGCCCACTCTGATCGCCAACGGCGACAACGACCGCATGGTGCCGTCAGTGCTCTCCGAAGACCTGCACCGGCGCATCAAGGGCTCGGAACTGGTCATCTACCCCGACTCCGGCCACGGCGGCATCTTCCAGTACCACGCCGAGTTCGCCCCTGTCGCCGTCGACTTCCTCGCCCGCTGA
- a CDS encoding TetR/AcrR family transcriptional regulator, which translates to MPLDSRPVGRRERNKQEKLDRITAAARELFSERGVEEVTTQEIADKADIGAGTLFLYAKSKGELLLLVQNSLYADALARGRSAAESLGEPLDAVMAIVRQVVECNRKQVDNGRTYLREIVFGDPEEPHHRDALLLTVQTENAIAEVLQRDERISSGDAATLAHIVSAIMFVAMAATINRTKAIDAIVEEIKNQVAVLLAR; encoded by the coding sequence ATGCCACTCGACTCCCGACCCGTCGGACGGCGCGAGCGGAACAAGCAGGAGAAGCTCGATCGCATCACCGCCGCGGCACGAGAGCTGTTCTCCGAGCGCGGCGTCGAGGAGGTCACCACGCAGGAGATCGCCGACAAGGCCGACATCGGCGCCGGCACCCTCTTCCTCTACGCCAAGAGCAAGGGCGAACTCCTCCTGCTCGTGCAGAACTCCCTGTACGCCGATGCGCTCGCTCGAGGCCGGTCCGCTGCCGAGAGCCTCGGCGAGCCGCTCGACGCGGTGATGGCCATCGTCCGCCAGGTGGTGGAGTGCAACCGCAAACAGGTCGACAACGGGCGGACCTATCTGCGGGAGATCGTCTTCGGCGACCCCGAAGAGCCGCACCACCGCGACGCCCTCCTGCTGACCGTGCAGACCGAGAACGCGATCGCCGAGGTGCTTCAGCGCGACGAGCGGATCAGCTCCGGCGACGCGGCGACGCTCGCCCACATCGTCTCCGCGATCATGTTCGTCGCCATGGCAGCCACCATCAACCGCACCAAGGCGATCGACGCGATCGTCGAGGAAATCAAGAACCAGGTCGCCGTTCTGCTCGCCCGCTGA
- a CDS encoding RICIN domain-containing protein gives MTRGVAPLRPPPSRRRVVVAIAAAAAAAVTTTALTAVVSSPAASAAISPTGWNTVVSKNSSKCVDARAAATANGTAVQQQACNSTTAQQWQFQPTADGYVRVNAFNNAAQALDVTNVSAADSAPIQLWSYSNGLNQQWLPVEEADGAYHLVNRNSGKCLDVPGASTADGLQLQQYTCNGTAAQSFRVNPVDGTPPTEPPAGQPDLGPNVSIFDPSMSSSTIQNKLNSVFSQQERNQFGEERFALLFKPGTYNVSANVGFYTQVAGLGLTPDSVNINGAVHVEADWFPPQNATQNFWRGAEGLTITPPGGLDRWAVSQASSYRRNHLKGNLALDDGGWASGGYMADTVVDGQVRSGSQQQWISRNTTWGSWTGQNWNMVFVGAQNAPAGTFPNPPYTKVAQTPVVREKPYLYVDASGNYQVFVPAVRNNSAGPGWTGGNPAGQSLPISQFYIVKPGATAATINAQLADGKNLLFTPGVYRLSDTLRVNRPDTVVLGLGLATLMPTSGTQSITVADVDGVKIAGLLIDAAPTNSPLLMEIGPSGSSADHSANPTSLHDVYFRIGGAAVGKATETLRINSNNVIVDHTWLWRGDHSYGVGWNTNTAATGLVVNGNDVTAYGLFVEHYQKYQTIWNGNGGRTYFYQNEMPYDPPNQFAWMNGSTRGYAAYKVADSVTTHEAWGLGSYCVFNDDPSIVADRAFEVPNKPGVRFHSMVTVSLGGKGTIAHIINTTGGPSNSSTNVAQWVNYP, from the coding sequence ATGACTCGAGGAGTCGCCCCACTCCGACCCCCACCCAGTCGCCGCCGCGTGGTCGTAGCGATCGCCGCGGCCGCGGCGGCAGCGGTGACCACCACCGCCCTGACCGCGGTGGTGTCCTCGCCGGCTGCGAGCGCCGCGATCTCACCGACCGGCTGGAACACGGTGGTGAGCAAGAACAGCAGCAAGTGCGTGGACGCGCGCGCCGCCGCCACCGCGAACGGAACCGCCGTACAGCAGCAGGCGTGCAACAGCACGACCGCGCAGCAGTGGCAGTTCCAGCCGACCGCTGACGGCTACGTGCGGGTCAATGCGTTCAACAACGCAGCCCAGGCGCTCGACGTCACGAACGTCTCCGCCGCCGACAGTGCACCCATCCAACTCTGGTCGTACAGCAATGGGCTGAACCAGCAGTGGCTGCCGGTCGAGGAAGCGGACGGCGCGTATCACCTGGTCAACCGCAACAGCGGCAAGTGTCTCGACGTCCCCGGCGCCTCGACGGCCGACGGTCTCCAACTGCAGCAGTACACCTGCAACGGAACTGCTGCCCAATCCTTCAGGGTCAACCCAGTGGACGGCACTCCCCCGACCGAACCGCCGGCCGGCCAACCCGACCTCGGGCCGAACGTCTCGATCTTCGACCCGTCGATGTCGAGCAGCACGATCCAGAACAAGCTGAACTCGGTGTTCAGCCAGCAGGAGCGCAATCAGTTCGGCGAGGAGCGGTTCGCGCTGCTGTTCAAGCCCGGCACCTACAACGTCAGCGCCAACGTCGGCTTCTACACCCAGGTGGCCGGTCTGGGGCTGACCCCGGACAGCGTGAACATCAACGGGGCCGTGCACGTCGAGGCCGACTGGTTCCCGCCGCAGAACGCGACCCAGAACTTCTGGCGAGGCGCCGAAGGCCTGACCATCACACCACCCGGCGGCCTGGACCGATGGGCGGTCTCGCAGGCTTCGTCGTACCGGCGGAACCACCTCAAGGGCAACCTCGCGCTCGACGACGGCGGCTGGGCGAGCGGCGGCTACATGGCCGACACCGTGGTCGACGGACAGGTCCGGTCCGGCAGCCAGCAGCAGTGGATCTCCCGGAACACCACCTGGGGCAGCTGGACCGGCCAGAACTGGAACATGGTGTTCGTCGGCGCCCAGAACGCACCGGCCGGCACCTTCCCGAACCCGCCGTACACGAAGGTCGCCCAGACGCCCGTGGTCCGGGAGAAGCCCTACCTGTACGTCGATGCTTCGGGCAACTACCAGGTGTTCGTGCCGGCCGTGCGGAACAACTCTGCCGGTCCGGGCTGGACCGGCGGCAACCCGGCCGGCCAGTCGTTGCCGATCAGCCAGTTCTACATCGTCAAGCCGGGTGCGACCGCGGCGACGATCAACGCACAACTTGCCGACGGCAAGAACCTGCTGTTCACCCCGGGTGTCTATCGGTTGAGTGACACACTTCGGGTCAACCGGCCCGACACCGTCGTACTGGGCCTCGGCCTGGCCACCTTGATGCCGACGAGCGGGACGCAGTCGATCACTGTCGCCGATGTCGACGGCGTGAAGATCGCCGGGCTGCTGATCGACGCCGCACCGACGAATTCGCCGCTGCTGATGGAGATCGGGCCGTCCGGGTCGTCGGCCGACCACTCGGCGAACCCGACCTCGTTGCACGACGTGTACTTCCGGATCGGCGGTGCGGCTGTCGGCAAGGCGACCGAGACCCTGCGGATCAACAGCAACAACGTGATCGTCGACCACACCTGGCTGTGGCGCGGCGACCACAGCTACGGGGTCGGCTGGAACACCAACACGGCGGCCACCGGGCTTGTTGTCAACGGCAACGACGTGACGGCGTACGGGTTGTTCGTCGAGCATTACCAGAAGTACCAGACGATCTGGAACGGCAACGGGGGGAGGACGTACTTCTACCAGAACGAGATGCCGTACGACCCGCCGAACCAGTTCGCCTGGATGAACGGATCCACCCGCGGCTACGCGGCGTACAAGGTCGCCGATTCGGTCACCACGCACGAGGCGTGGGGGCTGGGCAGCTACTGCGTCTTCAACGACGATCCGAGCATCGTGGCGGACCGCGCCTTCGAAGTACCGAACAAACCAGGCGTGAGGTTCCACAGCATGGTGACGGTCTCCCTCGGCGGCAAGGGCACCATCGCCCACATCATCAACACCACCGGCGGCCCGTCCAACTCCAGCACCAACGTCGCCCAATGGGTCAACTACCCCTGA
- a CDS encoding pyrophosphatase — protein MEIEELSGRLEKLSARYGEVLGFERDGDWFLLKLQEEVGELTQAYLQVTGRARTKGKSAEELRDGFQLEFADVFCQLLLLARHFDVDVPREIERKWLAHESALR, from the coding sequence GTGGAGATCGAGGAGTTGTCGGGGCGGCTGGAGAAGTTGTCGGCGCGGTACGGGGAGGTGCTGGGGTTCGAGCGGGACGGGGACTGGTTTCTGCTGAAGTTGCAGGAGGAAGTGGGCGAGCTGACTCAGGCCTACCTGCAGGTGACCGGGCGGGCCCGGACGAAGGGGAAGTCTGCCGAAGAGCTCCGCGACGGGTTCCAGTTGGAGTTCGCCGATGTGTTCTGTCAGTTGCTGCTGCTGGCTCGGCATTTCGATGTCGACGTGCCTCGGGAGATCGAGCGGAAGTGGCTCGCCCACGAGAGCGCTTTGCGGTAG
- a CDS encoding HAAS signaling domain-containing protein: MTNVQNEADRLVDAYLDYLAKAAEPLPAERRTELVAEVSAHIDEERAAGVSSAAEVRAMLARLGDPDEIVAAATDGLVLVDRYRPRVRGREVVTLLLLLFGGMVLFGWFIGVYLLWTADRWNFKEKLLGTLVWPFGFAGAITFLEIEAALPTWLEITVGAAVLLAPLAMLAVLLRTAQPARAAA; the protein is encoded by the coding sequence ATGACGAACGTGCAGAACGAGGCGGACCGGCTGGTCGATGCCTACTTGGACTACCTGGCGAAGGCGGCCGAGCCGCTGCCGGCTGAACGGCGTACGGAACTCGTCGCGGAGGTCAGCGCCCACATCGACGAGGAGCGGGCGGCCGGCGTGTCCAGCGCGGCGGAGGTGCGCGCGATGCTGGCCAGGCTGGGGGATCCGGACGAGATCGTTGCCGCGGCCACCGATGGGCTGGTGCTGGTCGACCGGTACCGGCCGCGCGTTCGAGGCCGCGAGGTGGTGACGCTGCTGTTGCTGCTCTTCGGCGGCATGGTGCTCTTCGGCTGGTTCATCGGCGTGTATCTGCTGTGGACCGCGGACCGCTGGAATTTCAAGGAGAAGCTCCTCGGCACCCTGGTCTGGCCGTTCGGTTTCGCCGGCGCGATCACGTTCCTCGAAATCGAGGCCGCACTGCCGACCTGGCTGGAGATCACGGTCGGCGCGGCCGTCCTGCTCGCGCCGCTGGCCATGCTCGCCGTACTCCTCAGAACCGCCCAACCGGCCCGCGCCGCCGCTTGA
- a CDS encoding PadR family transcriptional regulator, whose amino-acid sequence MVAEKVFTQLRRGTLEFCVLALLQGEERYGFELVKALGEVDGLVTTEGTIYPLLARLRREGLVETTWRESGSGPPRRYYQSTTEGRRALAAFTADWERFRNSVDTVLGRGRQG is encoded by the coding sequence ATGGTAGCCGAGAAGGTCTTCACCCAGTTGCGACGGGGGACGCTGGAGTTCTGCGTGCTCGCGTTGCTGCAGGGGGAGGAGCGCTACGGGTTCGAGCTGGTCAAGGCACTCGGCGAGGTGGACGGGTTGGTCACCACCGAGGGGACGATCTACCCGTTGCTGGCGCGGTTGCGGCGAGAAGGGCTGGTCGAGACGACCTGGCGCGAGTCCGGATCGGGGCCGCCCCGGCGCTACTACCAGAGCACCACTGAAGGACGCCGGGCACTGGCCGCGTTCACCGCGGACTGGGAGCGGTTCCGTAACTCGGTCGACACCGTACTGGGGCGAGGGAGACAGGGATGA